In Hevea brasiliensis isolate MT/VB/25A 57/8 chromosome 13, ASM3005281v1, whole genome shotgun sequence, a single genomic region encodes these proteins:
- the LOC131172221 gene encoding uncharacterized protein LOC131172221 has protein sequence MGQPLHHHSEYMEWYRRAGRRWISISGAAIGCVEDAIEDCLIKLQNPSTQNVAKVKRTLRKMMIALEQESRLCQMPPPQSAPQAATFNDELEEDQPIHPPGPSRRPKTTPITPSSTSSTSNASILSTDDVMPPPSHFTLSRMASCWSYSLSSRTASS, from the exons ATGGGACAACCACTCCACCATCATTCTGAATATATGGAGTGGTACCGTCGAGCTGGTAGACGTTGGATCTCAATAAGTGGAGCTGCTATTGGTTGTGTG gAGGACGCAATTGAGGATTGTTTGATAaaattacaaaatccatcaacACAAAACGTGGCAAAAGTTAAGCGTACATTAAGAAAAATGATGATTGCTCTGGAACAAGAAAGTAGGCTTTGCCAAATGCCACCTCCTCAGTCTGCACCTCAAGCAGCAACTTTTAATGATGAATTGGAAGAGGACCAACCCATCCACCCACCTGGCCCCTCACGTAGACCAAAGACGACGCCAATCACGCCCTCCTCGACGTCGTCAACATCAAATGCGTCAATCCTCTCCACTGATGATGTTATGCCCCCACCGTCGCATTTCACCCTTTCTCGCATGGCATCGTGCTGGTCCTATTCCCTTAGCTCCCGCACCGCCTCATCCTAG